ATACCATTATTATTCATATCAAATTTGCAATTGTTTCCATTACAAATTTGGTTTTCGATGAAATCCGGTATGTAATTCCGGTTTGTATCTGTAAGTTCGGGTACCTGCAAACTATCCAGCCATGCCATAATTTGTTGTTGGAGTTCCGTTTGGAACTGGCTCATAATAAGGTTCGTAATAGTTTCGGGTCCTGGCACTCCTAATTGGATGAGAGAGGTTTTTATCATTTGTTGTAGGCATTGAATTAATGGTGAAACCATTTCCGGATAGCCATCAATCTCAATCCGATTTAATGAAGGGATAAGCAATATGTCTTTTTGCGGTTGAAGACATGTTCCTAAACTTTGGAGCATATTGTTAATTAAAGTATCATTAATTCCAAGTGTTTGTAAATAAGTCAATGACAGAAGTTCGGTCTTAATCTCATTAATGAGTTGTTCATAAATATCCGGAATTTGATTACCATTTTCATCTGTATCAGGCAATGGCTCAGCAATGCTTCCCAATAAGTTTCTTAAATCAGGAAGCACAATGTTAGATTGCTGCAAATTTAAGTTACTTAACCGTAGAGGTATGCCTGATGATAGTTTCAGTAATGGAATAGCGAGTGAATTTATTCGGCTTGTTGGAGCGAGAATAGGAAGGGCTTGTAAACCATTTCCCGAATTCTCAATTATTCCAAAAGCCCATGTAGTCCCAACAGGAAGAAGCGTCTGGAACAGTCCGTTAGGGGATACCTCTGAAGTTATAATCCTACCATCTTCTGAAAGGGCTACAAATAATGGAGGTTCCCCTTGCTGTCCGTTGCCAGATGGGGAGGCAAATTGTCCCTCCAGAGC
This Candidatus Hydrogenedens sp. DNA region includes the following protein-coding sequences:
- a CDS encoding dockerin type I domain-containing protein, with the translated sequence MKNELKITQRRDKDLFQKFLVFALLFFPFISWGIIDAIPGDVNKDGVIDILDVQNGINIAIGMSENIPMADVNQNNTVDILDIQILINSVLGTGGLVQALEGQFASPSGNGQQGEPPLFVALSEDGRIITSEVSPNGLFQTLLPVGTTWAFGIIENSGNGLQALPILAPTSRINSLAIPLLKLSSGIPLRLSNLNLQQSNIVLPDLRNLLGSIAEPLPDTDENGNQIPDIYEQLINEIKTELLSLTYLQTLGINDTLINNMLQSLGTCLQPQKDILLIPSLNRIEIDGYPEMVSPLIQCLQQMIKTSLIQLGVPGPETITNLIMSQFQTELQQQIMAWLDSLQVPELTDTNRNYIPDFIENQICNGNNCKFDMNNNGIPDFIEDNDGDGIPNYLDPDNRTEQDSDGDGIPNEQDIDANGNGILDYAENQSKE